The Kitasatospora paranensis genome has a window encoding:
- a CDS encoding ABC transporter ATP-binding protein, translated as MVLLGGYVPLLGLLLLGPHLVDGRTITVGALIGAALYVAQSVVPALQLLTGTVGGYWSQLGVLLHRLGEVAPQRSAPARREPPRTSPDGCAEPSPTPDLTVDRLCFAYGVGAAPVLRDLSLTVPYGDHLVITGASGIGKSTLASLLAGLHEPTRGEVAFAGRRVTALPQHTRTRLVVLVPQEAYVFPGTVRDNLRYLAPLADDAAVVHAARCVGLHPLLTRLGGLDAQVGDPADLSSGERQLLALVRTYLSPAPVVILDEATAHLDPVAEERAERAFRARPGTLIVIAHRAGSAARARRILHLDGDTHRLTTRELPPALARAAAPS; from the coding sequence GTGGTGCTGCTCGGCGGGTACGTCCCGCTGCTGGGCCTGCTGCTGCTCGGCCCCCACCTGGTCGACGGCCGCACGATCACCGTCGGCGCCCTGATCGGCGCGGCCCTCTACGTGGCACAGTCCGTCGTCCCGGCGCTGCAGCTGCTGACCGGCACGGTCGGCGGGTACTGGAGCCAGCTCGGTGTGCTGCTGCACCGCCTCGGCGAGGTCGCGCCGCAACGCTCGGCGCCCGCCCGACGGGAACCACCCCGGACGTCGCCCGACGGCTGCGCCGAGCCCTCGCCGACGCCGGACCTGACCGTCGACCGGTTGTGCTTCGCCTACGGCGTCGGCGCGGCGCCGGTCCTGCGGGACCTGAGCCTGACCGTTCCGTACGGCGACCATCTGGTGATCACCGGAGCCAGCGGCATCGGGAAGTCCACCCTCGCGTCCCTGCTCGCGGGCCTGCACGAGCCGACCCGCGGCGAGGTCGCGTTCGCCGGCCGCCGGGTCACCGCGCTGCCGCAGCACACCCGCACCCGGCTGGTCGTCCTCGTCCCCCAGGAGGCGTACGTGTTCCCCGGCACGGTGAGGGACAACCTCCGCTACCTGGCCCCGCTCGCCGATGACGCCGCCGTCGTCCACGCCGCCCGGTGCGTCGGGCTCCATCCCCTGCTCACCCGGCTCGGCGGCCTCGACGCGCAGGTGGGCGACCCGGCCGACCTCTCCAGCGGGGAACGCCAACTCCTGGCGCTGGTCCGCACCTACCTCTCACCCGCACCGGTCGTCATCCTCGACGAGGCCACCGCGCACCTGGACCCGGTCGCCGAGGAGCGGGCCGAACGGGCCTTCCGGGCCCGCCCCGGCACGCTCATCGTGATCGCCCACCGCGCCGGCTCCGCTGCCCGCGCCCGACGGATCCTCCACCTCGACGGCGACACGCACCGGCTGACGACCCGTGAGCTACCACCCGCCCTGGCGCGGGCCGCCGCCCCGTCCTGA